The following are from one region of the Methanobacterium veterum genome:
- a CDS encoding PAS domain-containing sensor histidine kinase, whose product MEIKEKDLLNEVEKLEEVNETLVNEFRYYITTEKESKRRIKQILENIMESYFEMDNKWHILDLNHNAEIEFGKKKEKLIGKVFWNEFPPNKPIWDNFCRAQQEKKHIKFETYSPISKKWFEMHIHPFEDGSSVYFHDISERKKLEHDLKESEEKYRTIFENTVNPTLIIEEDMTISMVNSEFEKVSGYTKEEVQGIKWTKMACTEDIYKMMEYHRLRRINKDAAPKKYEAHLLNKKGEIRDIYLTVGIISEKNRSIVSFMDITELKKDEAELERYRTHLEELVEKRTEELEEVNKALAESEEKFRELFNRADDMITLVELNEKGIPGNFIEVNNVASQRLGYTREEFKNMTPADIVAPEKLMEIPENAVKLIENDCVRFEIVHMTRTGKRIPVEVVNHVFKLKGKRVALAVSRDITERKKYEEELEILVKDLKRSNEELEKFAYVASHDLQEPLRTIASFTQLLERRYKGKFDKDADEFMDYVIDASFRMKKQIEGLLEYSKVKTDQKGFQPVNLDIVLNQVIENLRSLIEENGAVINYGPLPAVMGDYDQLRRIFQNLVGNAIKFRKHDIFPVIDISVREDKENNEYVFSIADNGIGIEEQYMERIFVIFQRLHTMELYKGTGIGLSVVKRIVERHGGRIWVESEPGVGSTFYFTIPLCKFIKSLV is encoded by the coding sequence GTGGAAATTAAAGAAAAAGATTTACTTAACGAAGTTGAAAAGCTTGAAGAAGTTAATGAAACTTTAGTTAATGAATTCAGGTATTATATAACAACTGAAAAAGAGTCTAAAAGAAGAATTAAGCAGATTCTTGAAAATATCATGGAATCTTATTTTGAAATGGATAATAAATGGCATATCTTAGATTTAAATCATAATGCAGAGATTGAGTTTGGTAAAAAAAAGGAAAAATTAATTGGAAAAGTCTTTTGGAATGAATTTCCTCCAAACAAGCCAATTTGGGATAATTTTTGCAGGGCCCAACAGGAAAAAAAACATATAAAATTTGAGACTTATTCTCCTATTTCAAAAAAGTGGTTTGAAATGCATATCCACCCTTTTGAAGATGGTTCATCTGTTTATTTCCATGATATTAGTGAAAGAAAGAAATTAGAACATGATTTAAAAGAAAGTGAGGAGAAGTACCGGACTATTTTTGAAAATACAGTAAATCCCACCCTGATAATTGAGGAAGATATGACTATATCCATGGTAAATAGCGAATTTGAAAAAGTTTCGGGCTATACAAAAGAAGAAGTGCAAGGTATTAAATGGACCAAAATGGCATGTACTGAAGACATATATAAAATGATGGAATATCATCGTTTAAGAAGGATAAACAAAGATGCTGCTCCAAAAAAATATGAAGCACATTTATTAAACAAAAAAGGGGAAATAAGGGACATTTATCTAACCGTTGGGATTATTTCAGAGAAAAATAGAAGTATAGTGTCATTTATGGATATAACAGAACTTAAGAAAGATGAAGCAGAATTGGAGAGATACAGGACTCATCTTGAAGAACTTGTAGAAAAAAGAACAGAAGAACTTGAAGAGGTTAACAAGGCATTGGCTGAGAGTGAAGAAAAGTTCCGTGAATTGTTCAACAGGGCAGATGATATGATTACTCTGGTAGAATTGAATGAAAAAGGAATTCCAGGTAACTTTATTGAGGTAAATAATGTTGCAAGTCAAAGATTAGGTTATACAAGGGAAGAATTTAAGAATATGACTCCTGCAGATATAGTTGCACCTGAAAAATTAATGGAAATTCCGGAAAATGCTGTTAAACTAATTGAAAATGACTGTGTAAGATTTGAAATAGTCCATATGACCAGAACAGGTAAAAGAATACCTGTTGAGGTTGTTAATCATGTCTTCAAGTTAAAAGGAAAACGTGTAGCTCTTGCAGTTTCTCGTGATATTACTGAACGTAAGAAGTACGAAGAAGAACTTGAAATACTTGTTAAAGATTTGAAGCGTTCCAATGAAGAATTAGAAAAATTTGCTTATGTGGCTTCTCATGACCTTCAGGAACCTCTTAGAACTATTGCAAGCTTTACTCAGCTTTTAGAACGTCGTTATAAGGGTAAATTTGATAAAGATGCAGATGAATTTATGGATTATGTTATAGATGCATCTTTTAGAATGAAGAAGCAAATTGAGGGCCTTCTTGAATATTCTAAGGTTAAAACAGATCAAAAGGGATTCCAACCCGTAAATTTGGATATAGTTTTAAATCAAGTAATTGAAAACTTAAGATCTTTAATTGAAGAAAATGGAGCTGTGATTAATTACGGCCCTCTTCCCGCTGTAATGGGGGATTATGATCAGCTTAGAAGGATTTTCCAGAATCTGGTTGGAAATGCCATTAAATTTAGAAAACATGATATTTTCCCTGTAATTGATATTTCAGTACGTGAAGATAAAGAAAATAATGAATATGTATTTTCTATTGCTGATAATGGTATTGGAATTGAAGAGCAGTATATGGAACGTATCTTTGTAATATTTCAAAGACTGCATACAATGGAACTGTATAAAGGAACGGGTATTGGATTATCTGTGGTTAAAAGGATCGTTGAACGCCACGGCGGACGAATATGGGTTGAATCAGAGCCAGGTGTTGGATCAACATTTTATTTTACTATTCCATTATGTAAGTTTATAAAATCTTTAGTTTGA